In the genome of Pelagibacterium nitratireducens, one region contains:
- a CDS encoding 2-isopropylmalate synthase, protein MTSQANTDRVYIFDTTLRDGEQSPGATMTLEEKLQIADILDTMGVDIIEAGFPIASNGDFEAVSTIAKRARNSVICGLARAIPADIDRAGEAVRFAKRGRIHTFVSTSPIHLAHQMKKSEDEVLEIVIKTVAQARNLIDDVEWSGMDATRTPIEFLARCTEAAINAGATTINIPDTVGYSTPEDYYRLIHDLIEMVPNSDKAIFSTHCHNDLGMAVANSLAGVRAGARQVECTINGIGERAGNAALEEVVMALRTRADALPYHTEIETTHLSRASRTVSAAANFPVQYNKAIVGKNAFAHESGIHQDGMLKNASTYEIMTPESVGIKSTSLVMGKHSGRHAFKEKLKDLGYELADNQFQEAFQRFKDLADRKKHVYDDDIIALVDDEMGSGADRIKLVDMSVTSKTGGVHRCELKVAVDGAPVDVSLDGTGSVDAIFSAIKAAVNAQPHLVLYAVDGVTGGTDAQANAHVRLEMNGRIASGNATEPDTLVASARAYLNAYNRLLVERGAPAQGALAG, encoded by the coding sequence ATGACCAGCCAAGCCAATACCGACCGCGTCTATATTTTCGACACCACGTTGCGCGACGGAGAGCAGAGCCCCGGCGCCACAATGACGCTGGAAGAAAAACTCCAGATTGCCGACATTCTCGACACGATGGGCGTCGACATTATCGAGGCGGGGTTTCCCATCGCCTCGAATGGCGATTTCGAGGCCGTATCGACAATTGCCAAGCGCGCCAGGAATTCGGTGATCTGCGGTCTGGCCCGCGCCATTCCCGCCGATATCGACCGGGCCGGGGAGGCGGTGCGGTTTGCCAAGCGCGGGCGCATTCATACCTTTGTCTCCACGTCGCCCATCCATCTGGCTCATCAGATGAAAAAATCCGAGGACGAGGTGCTCGAAATCGTCATCAAGACGGTGGCGCAGGCCCGCAATCTGATCGACGACGTTGAATGGTCGGGAATGGACGCAACCCGCACGCCCATCGAATTTCTCGCCCGTTGCACCGAAGCGGCGATCAACGCCGGCGCGACGACGATCAATATCCCCGACACTGTCGGATATTCGACGCCGGAAGATTATTACCGGCTGATCCACGATCTGATCGAAATGGTGCCCAATTCGGACAAGGCGATCTTTTCCACCCATTGCCACAATGATCTGGGCATGGCGGTGGCCAATTCGCTGGCCGGCGTGCGGGCCGGAGCGCGACAGGTGGAGTGCACGATCAACGGGATCGGGGAACGCGCAGGCAACGCGGCGCTCGAAGAGGTGGTGATGGCGCTGCGCACGCGCGCCGATGCCTTGCCCTATCACACGGAAATCGAAACGACCCATCTTTCGCGCGCTTCGCGGACGGTGTCGGCGGCGGCCAATTTCCCGGTCCAGTACAACAAGGCCATCGTGGGCAAAAATGCCTTCGCCCATGAGAGCGGCATCCATCAGGACGGCATGCTCAAGAACGCCTCGACCTACGAAATCATGACCCCCGAAAGCGTGGGGATCAAATCGACCTCGCTGGTGATGGGCAAGCATTCGGGCCGCCACGCCTTCAAGGAAAAGCTCAAAGATCTGGGGTACGAACTGGCCGACAACCAGTTCCAGGAAGCGTTTCAGCGCTTCAAGGATCTGGCCGACCGCAAAAAGCATGTCTATGACGACGACATCATCGCGTTGGTCGACGACGAAATGGGCTCGGGCGCCGACCGCATCAAGCTGGTGGACATGAGCGTGACCTCCAAGACCGGGGGTGTGCATCGGTGCGAACTCAAGGTGGCCGTGGATGGGGCACCGGTGGACGTGTCGCTGGATGGCACCGGATCGGTCGATGCGATCTTTTCGGCGATCAAGGCAGCGGTGAATGCCCAGCCGCATCTGGTGCTCTACGCCGTCGATGGCGTGACGGGCGGCACGGACGCGCAGGCCAACGCGCATGTGCGGCTTGAAATGAACGGTCGCATCGCCTCGGGCAATGCGACCGAGCCCGATACACTGGTGGCCTCGGCACGTGCCTATCTCAATGCGTACAACCGGCTGCTGGTCGAACGCGGCGCACCGGCGCAGGGCGCGCTGGCCGGCTGA
- a CDS encoding leucyl/phenylalanyl-tRNA--protein transferase, whose amino-acid sequence MNSLPQPGPSRQGNYSLGRLALATAYWLKPQRVQHFPGLVAGLVGDRLLRPAPVPDASRIRKSPPGFAGLADDLSTPVVLQAMARGFYPQGHWGAMKWWSPPERAVMDLASVHIAKRFRRTMRGSDMQVAFDTDFAGVIDGCAAPRDPSRPHLTWITPKARALYMRLHGEGHAHSVEIFDADDKLVGGLFGVTVGPVFSALSMFHTADNASKFAIVSLYHHLADGGITAVDHQIMSPWVQALGGTVLARADYAALLARPAGSQAAPGRWSVKFSLADTAGWSPESAA is encoded by the coding sequence ATGAACAGCCTTCCCCAACCCGGCCCTTCCCGGCAAGGCAATTACAGCCTTGGCCGTTTGGCACTTGCCACGGCGTACTGGCTCAAGCCCCAGCGCGTGCAGCATTTTCCGGGGCTGGTGGCTGGTCTCGTCGGCGACAGGCTGTTGCGTCCCGCCCCGGTTCCCGATGCCTCGCGCATCCGCAAATCCCCGCCCGGATTTGCAGGACTTGCCGATGATCTGTCGACACCTGTGGTTCTCCAGGCCATGGCGCGCGGCTTTTATCCGCAGGGCCATTGGGGGGCCATGAAATGGTGGTCGCCACCCGAACGCGCCGTCATGGATCTTGCCTCGGTTCACATCGCCAAGCGGTTTCGCCGCACCATGCGTGGCTCGGACATGCAGGTGGCGTTCGATACCGATTTTGCCGGCGTGATCGATGGCTGCGCCGCGCCGCGCGATCCATCGCGCCCGCACCTCACCTGGATCACCCCGAAGGCTCGCGCGCTCTATATGAGACTTCATGGCGAAGGACATGCCCATTCGGTGGAAATTTTCGACGCCGACGACAAACTGGTGGGCGGCCTGTTCGGCGTGACCGTCGGCCCGGTATTTTCCGCGCTCTCGATGTTCCATACCGCCGACAACGCGTCCAAATTCGCCATCGTGAGCCTCTATCATCACCTCGCCGACGGCGGGATCACGGCAGTCGATCATCAGATCATGTCGCCATGGGTCCAGGCGCTCGGCGGCACCGTCCTCGCGCGTGCCGATTATGCGGCGCTCCTCGCCCGCCCGGCCGGGTCGCAGGCCGCACCGGGACGCTGGAGTGTAAAATTCTCCCTCGCCGATACCGCGGGCTGGTCCCCCGAATCCGCGGCCTGA
- a CDS encoding endonuclease/exonuclease/phosphatase family protein produces the protein MGSTDPEIAPGGDHIVAIGAEIRGVLTGFGLVAAGVLVLARVDLGLPGQSLLQSLQLHMGVALLGLALLLALARARWRAGLVVAMAVFAGGHVMWRVADQYEGRGALAGLERAAQFTLLSFNVLNSNDRHEELADYIAGSGADLAFIMEAGRLRQHFEQLEAVYPYRVGCEQGGPCDLLMLSKLPLENVEIRSLGNTHPNRMIVAQTEIGGEALTLVAAHLTKPYFDDAGLFEARRLTRQLAAIEGPLVLAGDFNSAPWADAIDDLVHGAALLPPPRYNATWPTELGPLGIPIDHMFSRAPIIIEDIEALSDPLGSNHLGLIAQLAIVAE, from the coding sequence GTGGGTTCGACTGATCCTGAAATCGCTCCGGGGGGCGACCATATAGTGGCAATCGGGGCCGAGATTCGTGGCGTGCTCACCGGCTTTGGGCTGGTTGCGGCAGGCGTTCTGGTGCTGGCGCGGGTCGATCTCGGTCTGCCCGGCCAGTCATTGCTGCAATCGCTGCAACTGCATATGGGAGTGGCCCTTTTGGGTCTCGCCCTTTTGCTTGCGCTGGCCAGGGCGCGGTGGCGGGCCGGGCTGGTGGTCGCCATGGCGGTGTTTGCCGGCGGGCATGTGATGTGGCGCGTGGCTGACCAGTATGAGGGGCGGGGGGCTCTGGCGGGGCTCGAGCGCGCGGCCCAATTCACGCTTTTGAGCTTTAACGTGCTCAACTCCAACGACCGCCACGAGGAGCTGGCAGATTATATCGCCGGGTCGGGGGCCGATCTTGCCTTTATCATGGAGGCGGGGCGGCTGCGGCAGCATTTCGAGCAACTCGAAGCGGTCTATCCCTATCGTGTCGGTTGCGAGCAGGGTGGCCCCTGCGATCTGCTCATGCTCTCGAAATTGCCGTTGGAGAACGTCGAAATCCGCTCGCTGGGCAATACCCATCCCAACCGGATGATCGTCGCACAAACCGAGATTGGCGGCGAAGCGCTGACGCTGGTCGCCGCGCATCTGACCAAGCCCTATTTTGACGATGCGGGACTGTTCGAAGCGCGGCGCCTGACGCGGCAATTGGCGGCAATCGAGGGGCCGCTGGTTCTGGCGGGGGATTTCAACTCCGCCCCCTGGGCAGATGCGATCGATGATCTGGTGCATGGGGCCGCGCTTTTGCCGCCTCCCCGTTACAACGCGACCTGGCCGACCGAATTGGGGCCATTGGGCATCCCGATCGATCACATGTTTTCGCGCGCGCCGATCATCATCGAGGATATCGAGGCGCTGTCCGACCCCCTGGGGTCGAACCATCTGGGACTGATCGCGCAACTGGCAATCGTGGCCGAATAG
- a CDS encoding lipopolysaccharide biosynthesis protein — translation MSIAGRLASKSVMIFALRIFGAGFIFLVQAAISRVWGAQSLGDFLLVIAAANLIAVMLPLGFQTVSTYFSAEYGSRGEGNHLRRFVGRAYIQMALMGVAILALGWPLSFVLGEAGAHLRPIWVQTALIGIATAITYISTTTLVGLKHPMAGYLPDMIFRPALTLGAFGAVALMSPVADLGLMLWVLAGALLVLFGFQSIRVRRAVVAVPRDDALRQSEPRRWWRFATPWVLITLASDYFFDINLILLAGLLDRTDLAIFGVSTRIFALASFGVVAVYALTLPNMFDAERDADRGAFGKRVGEANLVTTGLALALFVGVLLVGRYALMLFGDEFADGALPVAILCLGLVVRAAFGPASLVLSMHDRPWASLPSVGLGLVALIVGNLTLVPPYGLMGAAISAFIAISLWSVSLWATALYRAKIDVSIFGRFRAVAA, via the coding sequence ATGTCGATAGCCGGAAGGCTTGCCTCGAAATCGGTGATGATTTTTGCCCTGCGCATTTTTGGCGCGGGGTTCATCTTTCTTGTGCAGGCGGCCATTTCCCGTGTTTGGGGCGCGCAATCGCTTGGCGACTTCCTGCTGGTTATTGCGGCGGCCAATCTGATCGCGGTTATGCTGCCGCTGGGTTTCCAGACCGTCTCGACCTATTTTTCCGCGGAGTACGGCTCGCGCGGTGAGGGCAACCATCTGCGGCGATTCGTAGGCCGGGCCTATATCCAGATGGCGTTGATGGGCGTGGCCATTCTGGCACTGGGCTGGCCGCTGTCGTTCGTTCTGGGCGAGGCGGGTGCGCATCTGCGCCCGATCTGGGTGCAGACGGCGTTGATCGGGATTGCGACGGCCATTACCTATATCAGCACCACGACGCTGGTGGGGCTCAAGCACCCCATGGCGGGCTATCTGCCAGACATGATTTTCAGGCCGGCGCTGACGCTCGGCGCATTCGGTGCCGTGGCGCTGATGAGCCCGGTTGCCGATCTTGGCCTCATGCTGTGGGTGCTGGCAGGGGCGCTTCTGGTCCTGTTCGGGTTCCAGAGCATCCGGGTGAGGCGAGCCGTGGTGGCGGTGCCGCGCGATGATGCTCTACGTCAAAGCGAGCCTCGGCGCTGGTGGCGCTTTGCGACGCCCTGGGTGCTCATTACGCTCGCTTCGGACTATTTTTTCGACATCAATCTGATCCTGCTGGCCGGGCTGCTCGATCGCACCGATCTGGCCATTTTCGGGGTCAGTACGCGGATTTTCGCACTGGCCTCGTTCGGAGTGGTTGCGGTCTATGCGTTGACGCTGCCCAACATGTTCGACGCTGAGCGTGATGCCGATCGCGGTGCCTTCGGGAAACGGGTGGGAGAGGCCAATCTGGTGACGACGGGGCTGGCGCTGGCACTGTTTGTCGGCGTTTTGCTGGTCGGGCGCTACGCGCTGATGCTGTTCGGGGACGAGTTTGCCGATGGGGCGCTGCCGGTGGCCATATTGTGCCTCGGGCTGGTGGTCAGAGCAGCGTTCGGGCCGGCCTCGCTGGTGCTTTCGATGCATGACCGGCCATGGGCCAGCCTGCCCTCGGTCGGGCTTGGCCTTGTGGCGCTGATTGTGGGCAATTTGACGCTGGTGCCGCCCTACGGGCTGATGGGCGCGGCGATATCGGCGTTCATCGCGATTTCGCTGTGGTCGGTGTCGCTGTGGGCGACGGCGCTTTACCGGGCAAAGATCGATGTCTCGATCTTCGGGCGCTTCCGGGCCGTTGCAGCCTAG
- the msrA gene encoding peptide-methionine (S)-S-oxide reductase MsrA produces MHRRFIALAAAASAFAATPALADTALFAGGCFWSVESNFEKVEGVSEAVSGFAGGHVENPTYNQVAYGGDTGHYESVEITFDPEVVSYEELLTVYWHTTDPTDAAGQFCDKGPMYKPAIFALNDEQAAIAEASKAAIAESSGYTIVTEIKPAATFYPAGPEHQDFYKTNAAHYERYRIGCGRDVVIRELWGDQAFLGTSENPFS; encoded by the coding sequence ATGCATCGCAGATTTATTGCTTTGGCGGCCGCCGCGAGCGCGTTTGCCGCCACTCCCGCACTGGCCGATACGGCGCTTTTCGCCGGCGGGTGCTTCTGGAGCGTGGAATCCAATTTCGAAAAGGTCGAAGGCGTCTCCGAAGCCGTGTCGGGCTTTGCCGGTGGCCATGTGGAAAATCCCACCTATAATCAGGTCGCCTATGGTGGCGATACCGGCCATTACGAAAGCGTCGAGATCACTTTCGATCCCGAGGTGGTCAGCTATGAAGAGCTTCTGACGGTCTATTGGCACACGACCGACCCCACCGATGCCGCCGGTCAGTTCTGCGACAAGGGACCGATGTATAAGCCGGCGATTTTTGCGCTCAACGATGAGCAGGCTGCCATTGCCGAAGCCAGCAAGGCCGCCATTGCCGAATCGAGCGGCTACACCATCGTCACCGAGATCAAGCCGGCAGCCACGTTCTATCCGGCAGGGCCCGAGCACCAGGATTTCTATAAGACCAACGCCGCCCATTATGAGCGCTATCGGATCGGGTGCGGGCGCGATGTGGTGATCCGCGAGCTTTGGGGCGATCAGGCCTTTCTGGGAACCAGCGAGAACCCTTTCTCTTAG
- the acs gene encoding acetate--CoA ligase: MSSEVFAPSEEVVAKTSVTAEQYDRMYQRSVSDPDGFWGEHALRIDWIKPFTKVKNTSFEWPDISIKWFEDGQLNVAANCIDRHLAERGDTVAIIFEPDDPKADARHITYRELHEEVCRFANVLKQLGVQKGERVTIYMPMIPEAAYAMLACARIGAVHSVVFGGFSPDALAGRVNDCDSRVIITADEGCRGGKKVPLKVNVDKALADSPGVEKVLVVRNTGGDIAMEDGRDVWLHEAAAGVEAVCEPEPMNAEDPLFILYTSGSTGKPKGVLHTSGGYLVYASLTHELTFDYKQGEVFWCTADVGWVTGHSYIVYGPLANGATTVMFEGVPNYPDAGRFWDVVDKHKVNIFYTAPTAIRALMGAGNQFVERADLSSLRLLGSVGEPINPEAWMWYYRQVGRERCIVVDTWWQTETGGFMITPLPGAIPTKPGSATKPFFGVQPVVLEPESGKVIEETEASGVLAIADSWPGQMRTVYGDHQRFKETYFQQYKGYYFTGDGCRRDEDGYYWITGRVDDVLNVSGHRLGTAEVESALVAHPKVSEAAVVGFPHDVKGQGIYCYVTLMAGDAGSDDLAVELRNWVRKEIGPIASPDHIQFAPGLPKTRSGKIMRRILRKVAENDYGALGDTSTLADPGVVDDLITNRKNR, encoded by the coding sequence ATGAGTTCAGAAGTGTTTGCGCCGTCGGAAGAGGTTGTCGCGAAAACCAGCGTCACCGCTGAGCAGTATGACCGGATGTATCAGCGTTCGGTTTCGGACCCCGACGGGTTCTGGGGCGAGCACGCACTGCGCATCGATTGGATCAAACCCTTCACCAAGGTCAAGAACACAAGCTTTGAATGGCCCGACATCTCGATCAAATGGTTCGAGGATGGCCAGCTCAATGTTGCTGCCAATTGTATCGACCGGCATCTCGCTGAGCGCGGGGACACGGTCGCGATCATTTTCGAACCCGACGATCCCAAGGCGGATGCGCGCCATATCACCTATCGTGAGCTGCACGAGGAGGTGTGCCGGTTTGCCAATGTTCTCAAACAGCTCGGCGTTCAAAAGGGCGAGCGGGTGACCATCTACATGCCGATGATCCCTGAGGCGGCCTATGCCATGCTGGCCTGCGCGCGGATCGGCGCTGTGCATTCCGTGGTGTTTGGCGGGTTCTCCCCCGACGCGCTGGCCGGACGGGTCAACGACTGCGATTCCCGCGTCATCATCACCGCCGACGAGGGCTGCCGCGGTGGCAAGAAGGTGCCACTCAAGGTCAATGTCGACAAGGCGCTTGCGGATTCCCCGGGGGTGGAAAAGGTGCTGGTGGTCAGAAACACCGGTGGCGACATAGCCATGGAGGATGGGCGCGACGTTTGGCTTCACGAGGCGGCCGCCGGGGTCGAGGCGGTTTGCGAGCCCGAGCCGATGAATGCCGAGGATCCTCTGTTTATCCTTTATACGTCGGGTTCGACGGGTAAGCCCAAAGGTGTGCTGCATACGAGTGGGGGCTATCTGGTTTATGCCTCGCTGACCCATGAATTGACCTTCGACTACAAACAAGGCGAAGTCTTCTGGTGCACGGCCGATGTGGGCTGGGTGACCGGGCACAGCTACATCGTCTATGGCCCGCTGGCCAATGGCGCGACGACGGTCATGTTTGAGGGCGTGCCCAATTATCCCGACGCGGGACGGTTCTGGGACGTTGTCGACAAGCACAAGGTCAATATCTTCTATACGGCGCCGACTGCGATCCGGGCGCTGATGGGAGCAGGCAACCAGTTTGTCGAGCGGGCCGATCTTTCCAGTCTGCGGCTTTTGGGCTCGGTGGGCGAGCCGATCAATCCCGAGGCCTGGATGTGGTATTATCGGCAGGTGGGGCGTGAGCGGTGTATTGTGGTCGACACCTGGTGGCAGACCGAAACCGGCGGGTTCATGATCACCCCGCTGCCCGGCGCCATTCCGACCAAGCCCGGCTCTGCGACAAAGCCGTTTTTCGGTGTGCAGCCGGTGGTGCTGGAGCCGGAAAGCGGCAAGGTGATCGAGGAGACCGAAGCGTCTGGCGTTCTGGCTATCGCCGATAGCTGGCCAGGGCAGATGCGGACGGTCTATGGCGATCACCAGCGGTTCAAGGAAACCTATTTCCAGCAATACAAGGGCTATTACTTCACCGGCGATGGCTGCCGGCGGGACGAAGACGGCTATTACTGGATCACGGGCCGCGTGGACGACGTGCTTAACGTGTCCGGCCATAGGCTGGGCACGGCAGAAGTTGAAAGCGCGCTGGTCGCTCATCCGAAAGTGTCCGAGGCCGCCGTTGTCGGCTTCCCCCACGATGTAAAAGGGCAGGGCATTTATTGCTATGTCACGCTGATGGCCGGCGACGCCGGATCGGACGATCTGGCGGTCGAGTTGCGCAATTGGGTGCGCAAGGAAATCGGCCCTATTGCCTCACCCGACCATATCCAGTTCGCGCCGGGCCTGCCCAAGACGCGCTCGGGCAAGATCATGCGCCGCATTCTGCGCAAGGTGGCCGAGAACGACTATGGGGCGCTGGGGGATACTTCGACGCTGGCCGACCCAGGCGTGGTCGATGATCTGATCACCAATCGCAAGAACCGATAG
- a CDS encoding lipid II:glycine glycyltransferase FemX, protein MSLTSHSPTMTTLAPVTAGVSKRNGTLLEHRVLPGGEWDRLVSTFDGVCQEQLFAYASLRWPGVDLEPVLFSEGDKVLGGALVMLQRLPLGVATVALIKWGPFLAQSEGLDRDVVMERMIDTLVAEYASKRSMMVSIMSHAEAGEVNGMAAILAARGFKPGVGVKYPMRYVVDVSLDDTARLAAFSQKWRYNLRKAMKAGLAFETGAPGDIGRFMTLYRAMSERKLFPDYSGIDTLEGLMAMPDGTARPELFFVSQGDKTIAGAAIFTAGTTACYLYGATDDAALDLRAGYLLHWHIIGWLRDNTKARLYDLGGTDGFAGLHQFKSGMVGDAGHISPLPPTMNFASHWPAFAAGTAAYKGREMLTRGRDAVLTARLEMQKRLRRGARA, encoded by the coding sequence ATGTCCTTGACCAGCCATTCGCCAACGATGACCACCCTTGCCCCTGTCACAGCGGGCGTTTCGAAAAGGAACGGGACGCTGCTGGAGCATCGTGTTTTGCCCGGTGGAGAGTGGGACCGGCTCGTCTCGACATTTGACGGCGTCTGCCAGGAGCAGCTTTTTGCCTATGCCAGTCTGCGCTGGCCGGGGGTCGATCTGGAGCCTGTCCTGTTTTCCGAGGGCGATAAAGTACTGGGCGGCGCCCTGGTGATGTTGCAGCGGCTGCCGCTGGGCGTGGCCACAGTGGCGCTGATCAAGTGGGGGCCTTTTCTTGCGCAGAGCGAGGGGCTGGACCGTGACGTGGTCATGGAGCGTATGATCGATACGCTCGTGGCCGAATACGCCTCGAAGCGCTCCATGATGGTTTCGATCATGTCCCATGCCGAGGCCGGCGAGGTCAACGGCATGGCCGCAATACTTGCGGCACGCGGGTTCAAACCCGGCGTTGGCGTGAAATACCCCATGCGGTACGTGGTCGACGTATCGCTCGACGATACGGCACGGCTGGCTGCGTTCAGTCAGAAATGGCGCTACAATCTGCGCAAGGCCATGAAGGCCGGGCTCGCGTTCGAAACAGGAGCGCCCGGCGATATCGGCCGGTTCATGACGCTCTATCGGGCGATGAGCGAGCGCAAGCTGTTCCCCGATTACTCAGGCATCGATACACTCGAGGGGCTGATGGCCATGCCGGACGGGACGGCGCGGCCCGAGCTGTTTTTTGTCTCGCAAGGGGACAAGACAATCGCTGGGGCGGCAATTTTCACCGCCGGGACGACGGCATGCTATCTGTACGGCGCAACCGATGACGCCGCGCTGGATTTGCGCGCCGGTTATCTGCTGCACTGGCACATCATCGGGTGGTTGCGCGACAATACCAAAGCCAGGCTATACGATCTGGGCGGCACCGATGGCTTTGCCGGTCTGCATCAGTTCAAGAGCGGGATGGTGGGCGATGCGGGCCATATCAGCCCCTTGCCGCCGACAATGAATTTTGCCTCGCACTGGCCGGCCTTTGCGGCGGGTACAGCGGCGTACAAGGGCCGCGAGATGCTGACGCGCGGGCGCGATGCGGTGCTGACGGCGCGGCTTGAAATGCAGAAACGGCTCAGGCGCGGCGCGCGGGCCTAA